A section of the Acidobacteriota bacterium genome encodes:
- the cobO gene encoding cob(I)yrinic acid a,c-diamide adenosyltransferase yields the protein MTESVTEPSAPKRLGLVIVNTGNGKGKTTAALGTALRACGYGLKVVMIQFIKGPWKTGEQVSAARLAPEFELIKAGKGFYRIMGDRIPEEVHRKAAAEGFALAEEKVRSGAYDIVILDEINNAVSDGLLSIEQVLDLVDRKPPELHLVLTGRAAHERLIERAHMVTEMREVKHPYQQGILAQKGIDF from the coding sequence ATGACGGAATCCGTGACGGAGCCGAGCGCGCCGAAGCGGCTCGGGCTCGTCATCGTCAACACCGGGAACGGGAAGGGGAAGACGACCGCGGCGCTCGGGACCGCGCTCCGGGCCTGCGGCTATGGCCTGAAGGTCGTCATGATCCAGTTCATCAAGGGGCCGTGGAAGACCGGCGAGCAGGTCTCGGCGGCGCGCCTCGCGCCGGAGTTCGAGCTGATCAAGGCCGGCAAGGGGTTTTACCGGATCATGGGGGACCGGATCCCCGAGGAGGTCCACAGGAAGGCGGCGGCGGAAGGGTTCGCCCTGGCGGAGGAGAAGGTCCGGTCGGGGGCCTACGACATCGTCATCCTCGACGAGATCAACAACGCCGTCTCGGACGGCCTCCTCAGCATCGAGCAGGTCCTCGACCTGGTGGACCGCAAGCCCCCGGAGCTTCATCTTGTCCTGACGGGCCGCGCCGCCCACGAGCGGCTTATCGAGCGGGCCCACATGGTGACCGAGATGCGCGAGGTGAAGCACCCGTACCAGCAGGGGATCCTCGCGCAGAAAGGAATCGACTTCTGA
- a CDS encoding iron-sulfur cluster assembly accessory protein translates to MIALTQNAAAQILRMMNEQKLTPGESGVRFGVKPAGCSGLSYTMDFDGAPKDGDQVATQHGIRIVIDAAAAPYLDGTEIDWKGGLLGAGFQFRNPNATKSCGCGESFSV, encoded by the coding sequence ATGATCGCACTCACCCAGAACGCCGCGGCCCAGATCCTCCGCATGATGAACGAGCAGAAGCTCACCCCCGGCGAGTCTGGTGTGAGGTTCGGCGTGAAGCCCGCCGGATGCTCGGGGCTCTCCTACACCATGGACTTCGACGGCGCGCCGAAGGACGGCGACCAGGTCGCCACGCAGCACGGCATCCGGATCGTGATCGACGCGGCCGCCGCTCCGTACCTCGACGGGACCGAGATCGACTGGAAGGGGGGCCTCCTCGGCGCCGGCTTCCAGTTCCGGAACCCGAACGCGACCAAATCGTGCGGCTGCGGCGAGAGCTTCAGCGTCTGA